Proteins found in one Arthrobacter sp. U41 genomic segment:
- a CDS encoding primosomal protein N' produces MSPIHGAAAPDEPLQLSLLQGFPASAAAAPGPALAARLPVARVRLESSLPHLDRPFDYSVPAGLDAAAQPGVRVKVKFNGQELPGYLMDRVAESDAGHPLVPLHKVISPVPVLTAPVAELAGRVAARYAGSVSDVLRVAVPPRMAKLEKDLAPEGVLDPSLFADGAAEDGTGAAIPAGLEASSWSSYRNGPAFLQHLGTGESPRAVLSALQGYGPGGWPRMIAEAVAAVRLSGRGAIVVVPDYRDLDRVEAALLRVLPAGDVARLTADDGQTPRYRSFLRILSGAAGVAVGTRSAAYAPVRNPGLVVCWDDGDDLHIEQRSPYAHSREVLLLRAEQEGAACLLAGHTRSTETQRLVEAGWAWPVEADRAVVRRTVPRVLNTADSFELEHDPLARIARLPGAAWRAAKDGLERGPVLVQVARAGYAPSLACDNCREPARCTACSGPLAIAGASGSSAIPQCRWCSTPAPDWRCGTCNGVRLRRGATGALRTAEELGRAFPGKPVVTSSGDRVLATVPDSKALVVATVGAEPVADGGYAAALLLDGDSLLRRENLRAGEDAVRRWFNAAALVRPAGAGGLVVITADDAAGVGALLRWDPAGYAQRELSLRQELQLPPAVRVASITGGRTAVGHFSEAVEQQLGPQGIVLRTAGPAPLVMTGAPGQGGAAGSGVEDVRTLLFIPYSQATQVTRVLRAVKVAAAAKRTDDPVQLRLDGVDVL; encoded by the coding sequence ATGAGCCCGATCCATGGCGCCGCAGCGCCGGACGAACCGCTCCAGCTGTCGCTGCTCCAGGGCTTCCCCGCCTCCGCGGCTGCAGCGCCCGGCCCGGCCCTCGCGGCCCGGCTCCCGGTGGCACGGGTGCGGCTGGAGTCCTCCCTTCCGCACCTGGACCGGCCCTTCGACTACAGCGTGCCGGCCGGCCTCGACGCCGCGGCACAGCCCGGTGTCCGGGTGAAGGTAAAGTTCAACGGCCAGGAACTCCCCGGTTACCTGATGGACCGGGTGGCGGAATCCGACGCCGGCCACCCCCTCGTCCCGCTGCACAAGGTGATCTCTCCGGTTCCGGTGCTGACCGCCCCGGTCGCGGAACTCGCCGGACGCGTCGCGGCGCGTTATGCCGGCAGCGTCAGCGACGTCCTGCGCGTGGCCGTGCCGCCGCGGATGGCGAAACTCGAGAAGGACCTCGCCCCGGAGGGAGTCCTGGATCCGTCCCTTTTCGCGGACGGGGCGGCCGAGGACGGGACAGGAGCGGCAATTCCTGCAGGTCTCGAGGCCTCCAGCTGGTCCTCCTACCGCAACGGCCCGGCCTTCCTCCAGCACCTCGGGACGGGGGAGTCGCCCCGCGCCGTGCTGAGCGCGCTCCAGGGCTACGGCCCCGGAGGCTGGCCCCGGATGATCGCCGAGGCCGTCGCAGCCGTCCGGCTCTCCGGCCGCGGCGCCATCGTCGTCGTGCCCGACTACCGGGACCTGGACCGGGTCGAAGCCGCGCTCCTGCGGGTCCTGCCGGCCGGGGACGTCGCCCGCCTCACCGCCGACGATGGCCAGACCCCGCGGTACCGCAGCTTCCTCCGGATCCTCAGCGGTGCCGCCGGGGTCGCCGTCGGAACCCGGTCCGCCGCTTACGCCCCCGTCCGCAATCCCGGCCTCGTGGTCTGCTGGGACGACGGCGACGATCTGCACATCGAGCAGCGTTCCCCCTACGCCCACAGCCGCGAAGTCCTGCTGCTGCGCGCCGAACAGGAGGGCGCCGCCTGCCTGCTCGCCGGGCACACCCGGAGCACCGAAACCCAGCGCCTCGTCGAGGCCGGCTGGGCGTGGCCGGTGGAGGCGGACCGCGCCGTCGTCCGCCGGACCGTTCCACGGGTGCTGAACACCGCGGACAGCTTCGAACTCGAGCATGATCCGCTGGCCAGGATCGCCCGGCTGCCCGGGGCCGCCTGGCGCGCCGCCAAGGACGGACTCGAACGCGGCCCGGTGCTGGTCCAGGTGGCGAGGGCCGGCTACGCACCATCGCTCGCCTGCGACAACTGCCGTGAACCGGCGCGCTGTACTGCCTGCAGCGGGCCGCTTGCCATCGCCGGGGCCAGCGGGAGCTCAGCCATTCCACAGTGCCGCTGGTGTTCGACTCCGGCGCCGGACTGGCGCTGCGGAACGTGCAACGGTGTCCGGCTCCGCCGGGGAGCCACCGGCGCCCTCCGCACGGCCGAAGAACTGGGCCGCGCCTTCCCGGGCAAACCGGTGGTCACCTCGTCCGGGGACCGGGTGCTGGCCACGGTCCCTGACTCGAAAGCCCTGGTCGTGGCCACAGTGGGCGCGGAGCCGGTCGCGGACGGCGGCTATGCGGCGGCCCTGCTGCTCGACGGCGATTCGCTGCTGCGGCGCGAAAACCTGCGGGCCGGGGAGGACGCCGTCCGGCGCTGGTTCAACGCCGCCGCCCTGGTCCGCCCTGCGGGCGCCGGCGGTTTGGTGGTCATCACCGCGGACGACGCGGCCGGCGTCGGTGCCCTGCTTCGCTGGGATCCCGCCGGCTATGCCCAGCGGGAACTTTCCCTGCGCCAGGAACTGCAGCTCCCCCCGGCTGTCCGGGTCGCTTCCATCACCGGCGGCCGGACCGCCGTCGGACACTTCAGCGAGGCCGTCGAACAGCAGCTTGGACCGCAGGGAATCGTGCTGCGGACGGCCGGCCCGGCGCCCCTCGTGATGACCGGCGCCCCCGGCCAGGGTGGAGCCGCGGGATCCGGCGTCGAGGACGTGAGGACGTTACTGTTCATCCCGTACAGCCAGGCCACGCAAGTCACACGGGTGCTGCGGGCGGTCAAGGTCGCCGCCGCCGCCAAACGCACGGACGACCCGGTTCAGCTGCGGCTCGACGGCGTGGACGTGCTCTGA
- the metK gene encoding methionine adenosyltransferase: protein MTLPLHIPAFHGSTPASLRLFTSESVTEGHPDKICDQISDAILDALLAKDPESRVAVETLATTGLVHVAGEVTTDAYVEIPQIVRETILGIGYDSSANGFDGARCGVSVSIGQQSNDIAGGVFNSLEAREGRQEDDYDLQGAGDQGLMFGYASDETPSYMPVPIWLAHRLSERLTEVRKNGELSYLRPDGKTQVTVGYDGDRPVSVETVVISSQHAEGASLDRLRADLAAHVVDPVMALSNLDISRARNILNPAGAFVIGGPVGDAGLTGRKIIVDTYGGMARHGGGAFSGKDPSKVDRSAAYAMRWVAKNVVAAGLAKRAEIQIAYAIGQARPVGTYVETFGTETVDPIRISAAIAEIFDLRPRAIIDALDLKRPIYAKTAAHGHFGRDDPDFTWERLDRVDALKAFFNA, encoded by the coding sequence GTGACTTTACCGCTGCACATCCCTGCTTTCCACGGGTCCACGCCCGCCTCGCTCCGGCTCTTCACGTCCGAGTCGGTGACCGAAGGACACCCCGATAAGATCTGTGACCAGATCAGCGATGCGATCCTCGATGCCCTGCTGGCCAAGGATCCCGAGTCCCGGGTGGCCGTGGAGACGCTGGCCACCACCGGGCTGGTCCACGTCGCCGGAGAAGTCACCACCGACGCCTACGTCGAAATCCCGCAGATCGTCCGGGAAACCATCCTGGGCATCGGCTACGACTCCTCGGCCAACGGATTCGACGGTGCCCGCTGCGGCGTGTCGGTCTCCATTGGCCAGCAGTCCAACGACATCGCCGGGGGCGTCTTCAACTCGCTCGAAGCCCGCGAGGGACGCCAGGAGGACGACTACGACCTCCAGGGCGCCGGGGACCAGGGCCTGATGTTCGGCTACGCCAGCGATGAGACCCCCTCCTACATGCCGGTTCCGATCTGGCTCGCGCACCGCCTCTCCGAGCGGCTGACCGAGGTCCGCAAGAACGGCGAACTCTCCTACCTTCGTCCCGACGGCAAGACCCAGGTCACCGTCGGCTACGACGGCGACCGGCCCGTGTCGGTCGAAACGGTTGTCATCTCCAGCCAGCACGCCGAAGGCGCCAGCCTGGACCGGCTCCGCGCCGATCTCGCCGCCCACGTGGTTGACCCGGTCATGGCGCTGTCCAACCTGGACATCTCCCGGGCCCGGAACATCCTGAACCCGGCCGGTGCTTTTGTCATTGGCGGCCCGGTCGGCGACGCCGGCCTCACCGGCCGCAAGATCATCGTCGACACCTACGGCGGCATGGCCCGCCACGGCGGCGGCGCCTTCTCCGGCAAGGACCCGTCCAAGGTGGACCGCTCGGCAGCGTACGCGATGCGCTGGGTGGCCAAGAACGTGGTCGCTGCCGGTCTCGCGAAGCGCGCCGAAATCCAGATCGCCTACGCGATCGGCCAGGCCCGCCCGGTGGGAACCTACGTCGAGACCTTCGGGACCGAGACCGTGGACCCCATCAGGATCAGTGCCGCGATCGCCGAAATCTTCGACCTGCGCCCCCGGGCCATCATCGACGCGCTCGACCTCAAACGCCCGATCTACGCCAAGACCGCGGCCCACGGCCATTTCGGCCGCGATGATCCCGACTTCACCTGGGAGCGACTGGACCGGGTCGACGCGCTGAAGGCTTTCTTCAACGCCTGA